GTTATATCCCAAGAAGCACAGTGCAGCCAGAACCACCACCACAGCAATGCCTTTGCTCTTAACAGTCTTACCCTGGAAAATAGAGAACGAAGCATAGACCATAAAAATGACAGCTACGAGGTTCCACACATTGAAAGCCATCGCCTTGATACCCTCTGCACTCTGCTCATTGAATTCATTTGCGAAATAAGTCAATGAGAGTCCATTCTGATGGAAAGCCATCCAGAAGAAAATAACCACCGCGAACACTAAGATCAGTGCCGTCATACGCTCTTTCGTTTCTGCAGGTGAGAGTTCTTCGACAGCTGCTGCCTCTGTTCCCTTCTTGCTACCACCTTCAACATGACGGAATGTACTGCGGAAAGCATAGTAGATAGCGATGGAAAGGATGAGTGAAGCACATGCTACGGCAAAGGCGAAGTGATAAGAGTCGTTCTCGCTTACGCCCAGTTCCTGCTGAGCCCACTCCATGATTCGGATAGCGGCTGTAGGTGCAAACAAAGCACCGATATTGATAGCCATATAGAAAATTGAGAAGCCTGAGTCTCGCTTGTCGGCATACTGTGCCTCGTTGTAGAGGTCACCGACCATCACCTGCAGGTTACCCTTGAATAGTCCGGTACCAAAACCAATTGCCAACAAGGCTCCCAACATTACCACCAGGGCAAAAGTATCGCCGCCAAGGGGTACTGAGAGTAATACATAACCGGCAAACATAATCAGGATACCAGTTGTCACCATCTTGCCAAAGCCGAACTTATCGGCCAGCATACCGCCAAACAATGGGAAGAAATACACAAACATCAAGAATGAACTGTAGATCACTCCAGCAGTTCCTGGTGCGAGACCGTAGTTGGCTCTCAGGAACAGAGCAAAAACGGCAAGCATGGTATAATAACCAAATCGCTCGCCAGTGTTGGCTAAAGCCAACGCATAAAGGCCTTTCGGCTGTCCTTCAAACATAGAATTTATTTAATTTTAGAGTTATTTGTTTTCTTCAAATCGAAGAGGTAACTTAGTTTTACAACGATATTGGTTAGGTTTGATCGTCCAAAATAGTCACGCTTTGAGTTTCCATAGATATCGCCTAAACCATAGTAGTATCTACCTTCAAGCAGAAAATGTCCAACATTGCGAGCAGAGAATTCTATACCTGCACCACCAGTAATTCCATAATCCCACTTACGTTCAATAGGCATCGTTTCTTGCTTGACCACTTTTGAGGTTCGAGCAGCCATGTTACGTGTATCTAAAGCATAGTTACTCTCCGATTGTGAAGTCAGAAAGATACCCACCTGTGGACCAACCTGGAAGAAGGCCTGGAAGCCTTTCCGTTCGCGCCCCCACCCTAGACGGGCAAGAACAGGTATCTGTAGATAGCCTAACGTGCGCTCATATTGTTCGTTAAGACCTGTAACAGGATTAACAACGGGGTCATCTTCCGGAGTCAGGATTTCCTGTTTCCAGCCTACCTGAACATAATTGACTTCGGCTGTTACGGCACAGATACTATTGAAATACTTCTCACTGGTATATCGAAAAGTCAAACCAGCCGAGATTCCTGTATGTTGAGCCTGAGGAACTTCAGGCATAAAACCTACCTGACTCATCACGTAGCCCATACTTCCACCAACTGCAAACTCACTTCTGTACTCTCCCACCTGTGCAAAGGCCTGGAAAGCAGACATACAGAAAAGGAATAAGAAAATCTTACTCTTGCTCATTCCATTAGTAATTTACAGTTTCTATCTTATGATCAGGCATATAGTGAACAAACATATAAGCTTTGTTCATAAGACCGCCATTTCCTACACGCTCAAACTTCAGGGGAGTTTGAACAGGTGGATAGCCAAAACGTCCTGCGGCCCCATCAAAGGCTTTTCCATTTTTGTAGAGTCCGCGAAGGAAGAAATAGGCATGATCGAAACCTGTCAGTGCAAAACGGGGCAATGCAGGCATCATGTCCTGATGGAAGTTCCACCGATACTTCTGCATCAAACGTTCGGTAGCCGAAGACAGCATGTTGGTATAGAACGGAGTGGGCAAATAGACATTATAACGATAGAAGTTTTCCACCTGATGAGTAGCATACATCATCCATTCTGTATATCCGAACATTGCGATATGAATATCAGGATTTGCTGTAGCCACAGCGCTCAGACGTCCGAAAGTTGCGAGCAACTCAGGCGAGCGTGACGTGTTCAGCACGACGATATTCTTTTTTGTCACATCAAACGACTTCAGGAAAGCCCTATCGCTCGAATTCTTCAGATTAGTGATATTGTAACTGATGCCACGCTGTTCGAGCGAACGGCGAAGGGCCGAAGTGAATGGACCTTTTGTACTGGTAGAGTCACCGCAGTCAACGATGATGGGATGATAGTCCTTGAACCAATCACAAAAGCGGCGTACAGTTTTGTCGTTCAGCTCGTTCGTATTCTGATAAACTTGAAAGATATGACGGTTCGAGTACACTTCAGGAGCATTAATAGAAAATGGTATTACCATCATTATATTATGCCTATCGACGAACTTTGACAATTCAGCCACCTGTTTGGAATAGAGCGGTCCTATCAGCAAATCCAGTTTTGCAGCATTCGGATCGCTCAGTATTTGCTTCACGCTGCCATTTTCAGCAAGATTCCAAGCAAACACATCGGTTGCGATACCCAGCTTCTTTAAACTATCGCAGGCCATGAGCACTCCACGATAATACTCTACCATTCGTTTTCCGTCGCCATTAATATCGTGCAAGGGAAGCATCACGCCCACTCGAATGGCCCTATTCTGAAACTCAGACTGGTTGTTGTCCTGAGCCTGGCTCCACGAAGGAGTGGTCAGTAACAACAACCAGCATAAGAAGTATTTCAAATATTGTTTCATGTCAGAATTTCTATAACTTTGCTGCAAAGGTACGAAATTCTTCTTGAAAGCCAAATAAAATCGTTCAATTTTCGACAGCATGCAGGTACTCGTTCCACAAAGCATCGATTGTATAGCCTTTTCCTAAGGCATATCCAAGAGCTCCATCCCATGACCAAGGAATGACCACCCTACATGAAGCATTCATTTTACGTATAAAATCGGGATCTTTTGTTTCGCGTACCCAATTGAAGAAATAACCTATATACCGATAGCCATCGTGGTA
The sequence above is a segment of the Prevotella sp. E9-3 genome. Coding sequences within it:
- a CDS encoding peptide MFS transporter; protein product: MFEGQPKGLYALALANTGERFGYYTMLAVFALFLRANYGLAPGTAGVIYSSFLMFVYFFPLFGGMLADKFGFGKMVTTGILIMFAGYVLLSVPLGGDTFALVVMLGALLAIGFGTGLFKGNLQVMVGDLYNEAQYADKRDSGFSIFYMAINIGALFAPTAAIRIMEWAQQELGVSENDSYHFAFAVACASLILSIAIYYAFRSTFRHVEGGSKKGTEAAAVEELSPAETKERMTALILVFAVVIFFWMAFHQNGLSLTYFANEFNEQSAEGIKAMAFNVWNLVAVIFMVYASFSIFQGKTVKSKGIAVVVVLAALCFLGYNYGMLDGEVVEVKAPIFQQFNPFYVVALTPVSLALFGWLAANNKEPKAPRKIAYGMIVAAVAFCLMLYASLTLPSPNEQAALGEAAPRVSSYWLITTYLILTFGELLLSPMGISFVSKVAPPKYKGMMMGGWFVSTAIGNQLVMVGGILWGDLPLWAVWGVFASVCLVAALFMFAMMKRLEKVC
- a CDS encoding porin family protein — its product is MSKSKIFLFLFCMSAFQAFAQVGEYRSEFAVGGSMGYVMSQVGFMPEVPQAQHTGISAGLTFRYTSEKYFNSICAVTAEVNYVQVGWKQEILTPEDDPVVNPVTGLNEQYERTLGYLQIPVLARLGWGRERKGFQAFFQVGPQVGIFLTSQSESNYALDTRNMAARTSKVVKQETMPIERKWDYGITGGAGIEFSARNVGHFLLEGRYYYGLGDIYGNSKRDYFGRSNLTNIVVKLSYLFDLKKTNNSKIK
- a CDS encoding peptidoglycan-binding protein LysM; protein product: MKQYLKYFLCWLLLLTTPSWSQAQDNNQSEFQNRAIRVGVMLPLHDINGDGKRMVEYYRGVLMACDSLKKLGIATDVFAWNLAENGSVKQILSDPNAAKLDLLIGPLYSKQVAELSKFVDRHNIMMVIPFSINAPEVYSNRHIFQVYQNTNELNDKTVRRFCDWFKDYHPIIVDCGDSTSTKGPFTSALRRSLEQRGISYNITNLKNSSDRAFLKSFDVTKKNIVVLNTSRSPELLATFGRLSAVATANPDIHIAMFGYTEWMMYATHQVENFYRYNVYLPTPFYTNMLSSATERLMQKYRWNFHQDMMPALPRFALTGFDHAYFFLRGLYKNGKAFDGAAGRFGYPPVQTPLKFERVGNGGLMNKAYMFVHYMPDHKIETVNY